A single region of the Streptomyces sp. NBC_01262 genome encodes:
- a CDS encoding cation-translocating P-type ATPase, with protein MLAAAAKAGRDRDELTRTRPRVGEAPFDSLRKRMTTWHRTPSGRIEICLKGAPEAVLDSAVLDDSPQTLERARRAADALSTDGYRVLAVASAVRDGLPAGYEDAESGLRLLGLAAISDPPKAAAADTIAACRLAGITPILITGDHPATARAIATRVGVLGPDGGGAVITGRELAGGQAGGQAGDPTQVRVFARTTPQQKLDIVEAWQARGAVTAMTGDGVNDGPALRQADIGVAMGRRGTEVARQAADLVLADDELSTVVSAVQEGRRVYDNIRRFLLYALAGGVAEILVMLFGPFLGFALPLRAGQILWINLLTHGLTGVAMGAEPVSANAMRRPPRPPGQHVLGAGLWQRVLRLGTLVTAASLAAALWVRHAGQPWQTTLFLALLAAQLGVVLGLRERLFTRENPFLPAAVLASAGLGAAALYLPFLQSVLHTSPPSWIGLTAALSAAVAGFWAARAEHRSSRPAGTPMPRA; from the coding sequence CTGCTTGCGGCGGCAGCCAAGGCCGGCCGTGACCGCGACGAGCTGACCCGCACCCGCCCGCGCGTTGGTGAAGCACCCTTCGACAGCCTTCGTAAACGGATGACGACCTGGCATCGCACGCCGTCCGGGCGAATCGAAATCTGCCTGAAGGGCGCACCGGAGGCGGTCCTGGACAGCGCGGTCCTCGACGACAGCCCGCAGACGCTGGAGCGGGCCCGGCGGGCCGCCGACGCGCTGTCCACCGACGGCTACAGGGTGCTGGCCGTGGCATCGGCGGTCCGTGACGGCCTGCCCGCCGGGTACGAGGACGCGGAGTCGGGGCTGCGGCTGCTGGGCCTGGCAGCGATCAGCGACCCGCCCAAGGCGGCCGCCGCGGACACCATCGCAGCCTGCCGCCTGGCCGGCATCACCCCAATACTGATCACCGGCGACCATCCGGCCACCGCCCGCGCGATCGCCACCCGGGTCGGCGTCCTCGGCCCGGACGGCGGCGGTGCAGTGATCACGGGCCGCGAACTGGCCGGCGGACAGGCCGGCGGACAGGCCGGCGACCCTACCCAGGTGCGCGTGTTCGCCCGTACGACGCCGCAGCAGAAGCTCGACATCGTGGAGGCATGGCAGGCCCGGGGAGCGGTCACCGCCATGACCGGCGACGGCGTCAACGACGGCCCGGCGCTGCGACAGGCCGACATCGGCGTGGCGATGGGTCGCCGGGGAACCGAGGTCGCCCGCCAGGCCGCCGACCTGGTACTCGCCGACGACGAACTGTCCACGGTGGTCTCGGCCGTCCAGGAAGGCCGCCGGGTGTACGACAACATCCGGCGCTTCCTGCTCTACGCCCTGGCCGGCGGCGTGGCCGAGATCCTCGTCATGCTGTTCGGCCCGTTCCTCGGTTTCGCCCTGCCGCTGCGGGCCGGCCAGATCCTGTGGATCAACCTGCTCACACACGGCCTCACCGGTGTCGCCATGGGTGCCGAACCGGTTTCCGCGAACGCCATGCGGCGACCACCGCGCCCGCCGGGGCAGCACGTTCTGGGCGCCGGATTGTGGCAGCGGGTGCTGCGCCTGGGCACCCTGGTAACCGCCGCGAGCCTGGCGGCGGCGCTGTGGGTGCGGCACGCGGGACAGCCTTGGCAGACGACCCTGTTCCTCGCCCTGCTCGCCGCCCAGCTCGGTGTCGTACTGGGCCTGCGGGAGCGGTTGTTCACCCGGGAGAACCCGTTCCTGCCCGCCGCGGTCCTGGCCTCGGCCGGTCTGGGTGCCGCCGCGCTGTACCTGCCGTTCCTGCAGAGCGTGCTGCACACCTCGCCGCCGTCCTGGATCGGCCTCACGGCCGCCCTGTCCGCCGCAGTCGCCGGATTCTGGGCCGCCCGCGCTGAGCACAGGTCCTCACGGCCCGCCGGCACGCCCATGCCCCGGGCCTGA
- a CDS encoding HAD-IC family P-type ATPase, whose translation MIQEVRADNAVAALSAMTAPTARVLRGSAERGVPSAAVVPGDVLLLGEGDIVPADADLTQASALLVDESALTGESVPVDKDVDAADPDATRLRAGTVVVRGRAVAAVTATGVHSALGRIAAALQPRQQLTPLQRRLAGLGRVLALVTVVLCLVVFALGLARGQSLEIMAVTAISLAVAAVPESLPAVVTLGLALGARRMAARHAVVRRLPAVETLGSVTMLATDKTGTLTEGRMVVERVWTAEGTATLRPGRRKATAGPRSATPPRPHCLRRQPRPAVTATS comes from the coding sequence GTGATCCAGGAGGTCCGGGCCGACAACGCGGTAGCGGCGCTGTCCGCGATGACCGCACCGACCGCCCGCGTGCTGCGCGGCAGCGCCGAGCGGGGAGTGCCGTCGGCAGCCGTGGTGCCGGGCGACGTACTGCTGCTCGGCGAGGGCGACATCGTCCCCGCGGATGCGGACCTGACGCAGGCATCCGCACTGCTCGTGGACGAGTCGGCCCTGACCGGCGAATCGGTGCCGGTGGACAAGGACGTGGATGCCGCCGACCCGGACGCCACACGGCTGCGGGCGGGCACGGTGGTCGTACGCGGCCGGGCGGTCGCCGCCGTCACCGCCACCGGGGTGCACAGTGCGCTCGGCCGGATCGCCGCCGCGTTGCAGCCCCGGCAGCAACTGACCCCGTTGCAGCGCCGACTGGCTGGTCTCGGCCGGGTGCTGGCCCTGGTCACGGTGGTGCTGTGCCTGGTTGTCTTCGCTTTGGGTCTGGCCCGCGGCCAGTCCCTGGAGATCATGGCGGTGACGGCGATCAGTCTCGCCGTGGCCGCCGTCCCCGAATCACTGCCCGCTGTCGTCACCCTCGGGCTGGCGCTCGGGGCGCGGCGCATGGCCGCCCGCCACGCCGTCGTACGGCGGCTGCCCGCCGTGGAGACCCTCGGCTCGGTCACCATGCTGGCCACTGACAAGACCGGCACCCTCACCGAGGGCCGGATGGTCGTGGAGCGGGTCTGGACCGCCGAGGGCACGGCCACCCTCCGCCCGGGCCGCAGGAAGGCGACCGCTGGACCGCGCTCGGCGACCCCACCGAGGCCGCACTGCTTGCGGCGGCAGCCAAGGCCGGCCGTGACCGCGACGAGCTGA
- a CDS encoding universal stress protein, translating to MGTSVERGAVVVGLDAMPSARLALAWAADEAARRRLPLHLVIAVDAPDLADGSAELSTLWTSWGPAIRAAYAPVLEEARDFTVQRHPGLTVVAELANGSPAEVLRARAPGSSMVVIGSRHRGVVRELFSREAVGLPLVAHPPCPVVVVGEPEQVTHERPHLVVGVDGSAVSTEAVRFAFEEAAFRDARLIAVSAWQPPFPSGVPMDVLEQEVLRPLAESTAGWRDKYPQVELRHEIIRGHPVQVLTEAAEYALALVVGSRGLGGFPGLLLGSVSQGALHHARCPLIVVPHHAD from the coding sequence ATGGGAACGTCAGTTGAGCGCGGGGCCGTCGTCGTCGGGCTGGACGCCATGCCCTCCGCCAGGCTCGCCCTGGCATGGGCGGCTGACGAGGCGGCGCGCCGGCGCCTGCCGCTGCATCTGGTGATCGCCGTCGACGCGCCCGATCTGGCGGACGGCTCCGCGGAGCTGAGCACGTTGTGGACGTCGTGGGGCCCGGCGATCCGTGCGGCGTACGCCCCGGTGCTGGAGGAAGCGCGGGACTTCACCGTTCAGCGGCATCCGGGGCTCACAGTGGTGGCCGAACTCGCCAACGGTTCACCCGCGGAGGTTCTGCGGGCGCGGGCACCGGGCAGCTCCATGGTGGTGATCGGGTCACGGCACCGGGGCGTCGTACGGGAGCTGTTCAGCCGCGAGGCGGTGGGCCTGCCGCTGGTCGCGCACCCGCCCTGCCCGGTCGTCGTGGTCGGGGAGCCGGAGCAGGTCACGCACGAGCGGCCGCATCTCGTGGTGGGTGTCGACGGTTCGGCCGTGTCGACGGAGGCGGTGCGGTTCGCCTTCGAGGAGGCCGCGTTCCGCGATGCCCGTCTGATCGCGGTGTCGGCGTGGCAGCCCCCGTTCCCCAGCGGCGTTCCCATGGACGTGTTGGAGCAGGAGGTACTGCGGCCGCTGGCGGAGTCCACGGCAGGATGGCGCGACAAATATCCGCAGGTGGAACTCCGGCACGAGATCATCCGAGGACATCCGGTGCAGGTGCTCACCGAGGCGGCGGAGTACGCGCTGGCCCTGGTGGTGGGCAGCCGGGGCCTGGGAGGGTTCCCCGGTCTACTGCTCGGCTCGGTCAGCCAGGGCGCCCTGCACCACGCCCGGTGCCCGCTCATCGTCGTCCCGCACCACGCCGACTGA
- a CDS encoding CBS domain-containing protein, with product MQHRTVQDLMTHDVVRARPDTSFKAVVALLTNNDVTAVPVVDGLNRPIGVVSEADLLRHEAALPDPGGHAPAPPTAPHDRGRSEADTARGLMSAPVVTARPQWSIVEAARAMEQHKVKRLPVVDETGKLTGIISRSDLLRIFLRHDQAIHDEIDHDVLRGTLQTAQDAVQVTVVDGVVTLRGKVATSSLVPLAVQLCRAVDGVVTVHQELGFDVDDGSEAGPDAQERPGP from the coding sequence CTGCAGCATCGCACCGTGCAGGACCTGATGACCCACGACGTCGTACGGGCACGCCCGGACACCTCGTTCAAGGCGGTCGTGGCACTGCTCACCAACAACGACGTCACCGCCGTCCCGGTCGTCGACGGCCTGAATCGCCCGATCGGCGTGGTGTCCGAGGCCGACCTGCTCCGGCACGAGGCCGCCCTGCCGGACCCCGGTGGACACGCCCCCGCGCCGCCAACAGCTCCGCATGACCGTGGCCGTTCGGAGGCCGACACCGCCCGGGGCCTGATGAGCGCACCGGTGGTCACCGCCAGGCCGCAGTGGAGCATCGTCGAGGCGGCTCGGGCCATGGAACAACACAAGGTGAAGCGACTGCCCGTGGTGGACGAGACCGGAAAGCTCACCGGCATCATCAGCCGCAGCGACCTGCTGCGGATCTTCCTCCGACATGACCAGGCCATCCACGACGAAATCGACCACGATGTCCTGCGCGGGACCCTGCAGACCGCCCAGGACGCCGTACAGGTCACGGTGGTCGACGGCGTCGTGACCCTGCGCGGAAAGGTCGCGACCAGCAGCCTGGTCCCCCTCGCCGTACAGCTGTGCCGCGCGGTCGACGGGGTCGTGACCGTACACCAGGAGCTCGGCTTCGACGTCGACGACGGCAGCGAGGCCGGGCCGGATGCGCAGGAGCGCCCCGGGCCTTGA
- a CDS encoding flavodoxin family protein: protein MIVYESLFGNTREVAEAVRDGVRRARPDADADCLRVSEAGPEQIGSADLLVVGGPTHMRGMTTRMSRKMGLKTEENERTEDPAAGHEPDQGAEGPGIRDWFHDIPRDAHGAHAAAFDTRADFRLAGGAAPAIARRLRGHGYDVVAEPEGFIVEDSDGPLRQGEATRAAEWGAGMLDAVGS from the coding sequence GTGATCGTTTACGAAAGCCTGTTCGGCAATACGCGGGAGGTCGCCGAGGCCGTACGCGACGGTGTCCGGCGAGCCCGGCCCGACGCAGATGCCGACTGCCTGCGCGTGTCCGAGGCCGGCCCCGAGCAGATCGGCTCGGCCGACCTCCTCGTCGTCGGCGGCCCGACGCACATGCGGGGCATGACCACCCGCATGTCCCGGAAGATGGGGCTCAAGACCGAGGAGAATGAACGCACGGAAGACCCCGCTGCCGGTCATGAGCCCGACCAGGGCGCGGAAGGGCCGGGGATTCGCGACTGGTTCCACGACATCCCGCGCGACGCGCACGGCGCCCACGCCGCCGCTTTCGACACCCGTGCCGACTTCCGTCTCGCCGGAGGCGCGGCCCCTGCCATCGCCCGTCGGCTGCGGGGCCACGGCTACGACGTCGTCGCCGAACCCGAGGGATTCATCGTCGAGGACTCCGACGGTCCGCTGCGCCAGGGCGAGGCCACCCGGGCCGCCGAGTGGGGCGCAGGAATGCTCGACGCCGTCGGGTCCTGA
- a CDS encoding Hsp20/alpha crystallin family protein, with protein sequence MPALAHRQHRITFPDLPEWFETLPPHFAWPQLAGLYDMKIEEYTKDDRYVIRAEIPGIDPDKDLDVTVEEGVLTIKAERSERDVDKHRCEIRYGSLTRSIALPKSAKEDDVRAQYTDGMLTVSVGLGQEKAQAKHIEVAHD encoded by the coding sequence ATGCCCGCACTCGCACACAGGCAGCACCGAATCACGTTCCCGGATCTGCCCGAATGGTTCGAGACCCTCCCGCCGCACTTCGCCTGGCCCCAGCTGGCCGGCCTGTACGACATGAAGATCGAGGAGTACACCAAGGACGACCGGTACGTCATCCGGGCGGAGATTCCCGGCATCGACCCGGACAAGGACCTGGACGTCACCGTCGAGGAAGGCGTCCTCACCATCAAGGCCGAGCGCAGTGAGCGCGACGTGGACAAGCACCGCTGCGAGATCCGGTACGGCTCTCTGACTCGCAGTATCGCCCTGCCCAAGAGCGCGAAGGAGGACGACGTCCGCGCCCAGTACACCGACGGCATGCTCACTGTCAGTGTGGGGCTCGGCCAGGAGAAGGCCCAGGCCAAGCACATCGAGGTCGCGCACGACTGA
- a CDS encoding cation-transporting P-type ATPase has translation MEYGPNEVGGQHRIPLWSRIAAQLRDPLILVLLAAVVLTVATGDHPDATVIALVIVVNTTVG, from the coding sequence ATGGAGTACGGCCCCAACGAGGTGGGCGGGCAGCACCGGATCCCCCTGTGGTCGCGGATCGCCGCCCAGTTGCGGGACCCACTGATCCTGGTCCTGCTGGCCGCCGTCGTACTGACCGTGGCCACCGGGGACCACCCCGACGCGACAGTGATCGCCCTGGTGATCGTGGTCAACACTACGGTCGGGTGA
- a CDS encoding 2-oxo acid dehydrogenase subunit E2 has translation MAEFTMPSLGADMDEGTLQEWLVQPGDQVQKGDPVAVVETSKSMIEVECFETGTMGKLLVEPGTTVPVGTALALIEPAAESPRKREKPRKAGKAGKKRPVRPAPKRATPPARPEPARVPVPSAAHERGHVEAGPLLRHLAERGGIELETLQGSGPGGRVTRSDVERAAAAAGAVTPPSRVRATPFARRLATELEVDLAAVTGTGADGAVRAVDVRKAAPGPATAAPPSRRIAAPVSSSEDRAAAMRQAIAGLMARANREIPHYYLSTTVDMAAAMRWLHEHNRRSPVSERLLPAALLLKAAARAAREVPELNGFWTDDHFTDGDGVHLGVAVSLRGGGLVAPALRNADALPLPQLMTALKDLVARARTGRLRGSEVSDSTITVTNLGDQGVESVLGVIYPPQVALVGFGRVIDRPCAVDGLLGIRPVVIATLSADHRATDGAVGARYLTAVDRLLQNPEQL, from the coding sequence ATGGCCGAATTCACCATGCCGTCCCTGGGCGCCGATATGGACGAGGGCACTCTCCAGGAGTGGCTGGTTCAGCCGGGTGACCAGGTTCAGAAGGGCGATCCCGTCGCGGTCGTCGAGACCTCCAAGTCCATGATCGAGGTGGAGTGCTTCGAGACCGGCACCATGGGGAAGCTGCTCGTCGAGCCGGGCACGACGGTGCCGGTCGGCACGGCGCTCGCGCTGATCGAGCCGGCCGCGGAAAGCCCCAGGAAACGCGAGAAACCTCGGAAGGCCGGGAAAGCCGGGAAGAAACGACCGGTCCGGCCGGCGCCGAAACGAGCGACGCCCCCCGCTCGGCCCGAACCCGCCCGGGTTCCCGTACCGTCCGCCGCCCACGAGCGCGGACATGTCGAGGCGGGCCCCCTGCTGCGGCACCTCGCGGAGCGCGGTGGCATCGAACTGGAGACCCTCCAAGGATCCGGGCCCGGAGGGCGCGTCACCCGAAGCGACGTCGAGCGAGCAGCCGCAGCCGCCGGGGCTGTCACTCCGCCATCGCGCGTACGGGCCACCCCATTCGCCCGAAGGCTCGCCACTGAGCTGGAGGTCGACCTGGCCGCAGTGACGGGGACCGGGGCGGACGGTGCCGTTCGCGCCGTCGACGTGCGCAAGGCAGCTCCGGGACCGGCAACCGCAGCCCCGCCCTCGCGCCGCATCGCCGCCCCGGTGAGTTCTTCCGAGGACCGGGCAGCCGCAATGCGCCAGGCGATCGCCGGACTGATGGCCCGCGCCAACCGCGAGATTCCGCATTACTACCTGTCCACGACCGTCGACATGGCCGCCGCCATGCGCTGGCTGCATGAGCACAACCGGCGCAGCCCGGTCAGCGAACGGCTGCTTCCCGCAGCCCTGCTGCTCAAGGCCGCGGCCCGCGCAGCTCGGGAGGTCCCCGAGCTCAACGGCTTCTGGACCGATGACCACTTCACGGATGGCGATGGCGTGCACCTCGGCGTGGCCGTGTCCCTGCGCGGCGGCGGGCTCGTCGCCCCGGCGCTGCGCAACGCCGACGCTCTCCCACTCCCGCAGCTGATGACCGCCCTGAAGGACCTGGTCGCCCGCGCCCGCACTGGCCGGCTGCGCGGTTCCGAGGTGTCCGACTCCACCATCACGGTCACCAATCTCGGGGATCAGGGTGTGGAGAGCGTCCTCGGTGTCATCTACCCCCCGCAGGTGGCTCTGGTCGGCTTTGGACGGGTCATCGACCGGCCGTGCGCCGTCGACGGCCTGCTCGGCATCAGGCCTGTCGTCATAGCCACTCTGTCGGCGGACCACCGAGCGACCGACGGCGCCGTCGGAGCCCGCTACCTGACAGCGGTCGACCGCCTCCTGCAGAACCCGGAGCAGCTGTGA
- a CDS encoding acyl carrier protein, translating to MNRTEALDLVKESIARTIPDADFTALGSDDAFRDALEMDSLDFLSFVEALSERTGIRIDDEDTPQLTTLSSSADFLVAHAQ from the coding sequence GTGAACCGAACCGAAGCGCTGGACCTCGTCAAGGAATCGATCGCCCGCACCATCCCCGATGCGGACTTCACCGCTCTGGGGTCCGACGACGCGTTCCGCGACGCACTCGAGATGGATTCGCTGGACTTCCTGAGTTTCGTCGAGGCCCTCAGCGAACGCACCGGCATCCGCATTGACGACGAGGACACCCCGCAGCTCACCACGTTGTCCAGCAGCGCCGACTTCCTCGTCGCCCATGCGCAGTGA
- a CDS encoding alpha-ketoacid dehydrogenase subunit beta: MSAGEHQEERKTTYREAMREALREALRSDDRVFLMGEDVGRYGGCFGISLGLLEEFGPERIRDTPLSESAFVGAGIGAALAGMRPIVEIMTVNFSLLALDQILNNAATLLHMSSGQLPVPLVIRMTTGAGRQLAAQHSHSLEGWYAHIPGIRVLAPATIEDARHMLAPALADPDPVLIFEHGSLYNASGELAPLTAPADLDHAAVRKPGTDISLITYGGSLPKALAAADELAAEGISAEVIDLRTLRPLDDAAIAASVTRTHRVVIIDEAWRTGSLAAEVSARIAEQSFYELDAPVERVCSAEVPIPYARRLEEAALPQTTDIVAAAHRAVD; the protein is encoded by the coding sequence ATGAGCGCCGGCGAGCACCAAGAGGAGCGGAAGACGACGTACCGGGAGGCGATGCGTGAGGCCCTGCGGGAGGCCCTGCGCTCCGATGACCGGGTCTTTCTCATGGGCGAGGACGTGGGCCGGTACGGCGGATGCTTTGGCATCAGCCTCGGCCTGCTGGAGGAGTTCGGACCGGAACGGATTCGCGACACCCCGCTGTCGGAGTCCGCGTTCGTGGGCGCGGGCATCGGCGCGGCCCTGGCCGGGATGCGACCGATCGTCGAGATCATGACCGTGAACTTCAGCCTGCTCGCCCTCGACCAGATCCTCAACAACGCCGCCACCCTGCTGCACATGTCGAGCGGCCAACTGCCCGTACCGCTGGTGATCCGCATGACCACGGGCGCGGGCCGGCAACTCGCCGCGCAGCATTCCCACAGCCTGGAGGGCTGGTACGCGCACATCCCCGGCATCCGCGTCCTGGCACCCGCGACCATCGAGGACGCACGCCACATGCTGGCCCCGGCACTGGCCGACCCCGATCCGGTACTGATCTTCGAGCACGGAAGTCTCTACAACGCCTCCGGTGAGCTTGCTCCGCTCACCGCCCCCGCGGACCTGGATCACGCGGCGGTTCGCAAGCCCGGCACCGACATTTCCCTGATCACGTACGGGGGGTCACTGCCCAAGGCCCTTGCCGCGGCCGACGAACTGGCTGCCGAGGGCATCAGCGCCGAGGTGATCGACCTGCGCACGCTGCGGCCGCTCGACGACGCGGCCATCGCCGCCTCAGTAACCCGTACTCACCGAGTCGTGATCATCGATGAGGCTTGGCGCACCGGCAGTCTCGCCGCTGAGGTGTCCGCCCGCATCGCCGAGCAGTCGTTCTACGAACTGGACGCCCCCGTGGAGCGGGTGTGCAGCGCAGAGGTTCCCATCCCGTACGCCCGGCGGCTTGAGGAAGCCGCCCTGCCGCAGACCACCGACATCGTCGCGGCGGCACACAGGGCGGTGGACTGA
- the pdhA gene encoding pyruvate dehydrogenase (acetyl-transferring) E1 component subunit alpha: MSPARSTGKRKASATTPKSAKKAATSKPSAGTESPVGRAATEHTMDLLEAMLRIRRFEERCVELYSAAKIRGFVHLYIGEEAVAVGVSQALTPEDAVVSTYRDHGHALARGIPAEAVMAEMYGRTTGCSGGRGGSMHLFDASRRFYGGNAIVAGGLPLAAGLALADRMRGRTRVTCCFFGDGAFAEGEFHETANLAALWNLPLLLVCENNLYAMGTAIERHEAQTDLAMRAASYGMVAWAVDGMDVEAVEQAASRAAMSIRAGAGPHFLELRTYRFRAHSMYDPDRYRDKAEVEQWKGKDPITRLMDRMRENGELGDKELANLERRVTDEVDRAVEAAEQAPEEPVEDLLLHVTSASAGVS, encoded by the coding sequence ATGAGCCCCGCCCGCTCCACCGGCAAGCGGAAGGCCTCGGCGACGACCCCGAAGTCGGCGAAAAAGGCCGCGACGAGCAAGCCGAGCGCAGGGACGGAGTCTCCCGTCGGCCGGGCGGCCACCGAGCACACGATGGATCTGCTGGAGGCCATGCTGCGCATCCGGCGCTTCGAGGAGCGGTGCGTCGAGCTGTACAGCGCCGCGAAGATCCGCGGCTTCGTCCACCTCTACATCGGGGAGGAGGCCGTCGCGGTCGGTGTCAGCCAGGCGCTGACGCCTGAGGACGCGGTGGTCTCCACCTACCGCGACCACGGCCACGCGCTGGCCCGTGGCATCCCGGCCGAGGCCGTCATGGCCGAGATGTACGGCAGGACCACCGGCTGCAGCGGGGGCCGGGGCGGGTCGATGCACCTGTTCGATGCGAGCCGCCGCTTCTACGGCGGCAACGCAATCGTCGCCGGCGGGCTCCCACTGGCCGCCGGTCTGGCGCTCGCCGACCGCATGCGCGGACGGACCCGCGTCACCTGCTGCTTCTTCGGCGACGGGGCCTTCGCCGAGGGCGAGTTCCACGAGACGGCGAACCTCGCCGCCCTGTGGAACCTGCCGCTGCTGCTCGTCTGCGAGAACAACCTCTACGCCATGGGCACAGCCATCGAACGGCACGAGGCACAGACCGACCTGGCCATGCGAGCCGCCTCGTACGGCATGGTCGCCTGGGCCGTGGACGGCATGGACGTCGAAGCCGTGGAGCAGGCCGCCAGCCGGGCAGCGATGAGCATCCGGGCCGGCGCCGGGCCGCACTTCCTGGAGCTGCGCACCTATCGTTTCCGCGCCCACTCCATGTATGACCCGGACCGCTACCGGGACAAAGCGGAGGTCGAGCAGTGGAAGGGAAAGGACCCGATCACCCGGCTCATGGACCGCATGCGCGAGAACGGTGAACTGGGCGACAAGGAGCTCGCCAACCTCGAGCGCCGGGTCACCGACGAGGTCGACCGCGCCGTCGAAGCGGCCGAACAGGCACCCGAGGAGCCGGTCGAAGACCTGCTCCTCCATGTCACCAGTGCCTCGGCGGGGGTGAGCTGA
- the acsA gene encoding acetate--CoA ligase: MRWETIHKDTAPGVTPNLTAYDQARSGFTWSQARSALAGLPGGGGLNIAHEAVDRHAGPHHGEKVALRCIARDNAVSTVTYAELARRTARFANVLRSLGVGHGDRVFTLLGRCSELYTAVLGTFKNTSVLCPLFSAFGPDPVEQRLRLGDARVLVTTAALYRRKVADRRASLPGLEHVLIVGPGTEELPGTASFDSLMSAAPDGFDIPPTSPEDMALLHFTSGTTGTPKGAIHVHEAVVAHHATAAYALDLHTEDVYWCTADPGWVTGMSYGIVAPLVHGVTVVVDEGDYDARRWYRILGEQRVSVWYTAPTALRMLMRATPRQGPYDLPRAYDLSALRFIASVGEPLNPEAVVWGQEVLGLPVHDNWWQTETGCIMIANFAACEIRPGSMGRPLPGVEATVLKRGEDGRAMVTDGRVTELESPDAEGELALRPGWPSMFRGYLHDKERYEAAFADGWYLTGDLVRRDTDGWYWFVGRADDVIKSAGHLIGPFEVESALMEHSAVAEAGVIGRPDPVAGNVVKAFVSLRPGIEPTPDLERELLAFSRRRLGPAVAPREIAFDQNLPKTRSGKVMRRLLRARELGLPTGDLSTLEGSV, encoded by the coding sequence ATGCGCTGGGAGACGATCCATAAGGACACCGCACCAGGCGTCACGCCGAATCTCACTGCTTACGACCAGGCCCGTTCCGGATTCACCTGGTCGCAAGCGCGCAGCGCTCTGGCCGGGCTGCCCGGCGGCGGGGGGCTGAACATCGCGCACGAGGCGGTCGACCGGCATGCAGGTCCGCATCACGGGGAGAAGGTCGCGCTGCGGTGCATCGCCCGCGACAACGCCGTCTCGACTGTCACGTACGCCGAGCTGGCCCGCCGTACGGCCCGCTTCGCGAACGTCCTGCGATCGCTCGGCGTCGGCCATGGGGACCGGGTGTTCACCCTGCTCGGCCGCTGTTCCGAGCTCTACACGGCGGTGCTGGGCACGTTCAAGAACACCAGCGTGCTGTGCCCGCTCTTCTCCGCGTTCGGCCCCGACCCGGTCGAACAACGGCTGCGGCTCGGCGACGCCCGCGTGCTGGTGACCACCGCTGCTCTGTACCGGCGCAAGGTCGCCGACCGGCGGGCTTCACTCCCTGGTCTGGAGCACGTGCTCATCGTCGGGCCAGGCACCGAGGAACTTCCCGGCACGGCCTCGTTCGACTCGTTGATGTCCGCGGCACCGGACGGGTTCGACATCCCGCCGACCTCGCCCGAGGACATGGCACTGCTGCACTTCACCAGCGGAACCACCGGGACCCCCAAGGGCGCGATCCATGTCCACGAAGCGGTCGTCGCCCATCACGCCACGGCCGCGTACGCGCTCGATCTGCACACCGAGGACGTGTACTGGTGCACTGCCGACCCCGGCTGGGTCACCGGCATGTCGTACGGCATCGTCGCCCCGCTCGTCCACGGCGTGACAGTCGTCGTCGACGAGGGCGACTACGACGCCCGGCGCTGGTATCGGATCCTCGGCGAGCAGCGGGTCAGTGTCTGGTACACCGCGCCCACGGCTCTGCGGATGCTCATGCGCGCCACACCCCGCCAAGGCCCGTACGACCTGCCGCGCGCGTACGACCTTTCGGCCCTGCGCTTCATCGCCTCCGTCGGCGAACCCCTCAATCCCGAGGCCGTGGTGTGGGGTCAGGAGGTACTGGGGCTACCTGTTCACGACAACTGGTGGCAGACCGAGACCGGCTGCATCATGATCGCGAACTTCGCGGCGTGCGAGATCCGGCCCGGTTCGATGGGGCGGCCGCTGCCAGGTGTCGAGGCGACGGTATTGAAGCGGGGCGAGGACGGCCGGGCGATGGTCACCGATGGCAGGGTGACAGAGCTGGAGAGCCCGGATGCCGAGGGCGAGTTGGCACTGCGGCCGGGTTGGCCGTCCATGTTCCGCGGCTATCTGCACGACAAGGAGCGTTACGAAGCCGCTTTCGCCGACGGCTGGTATCTGACCGGCGACCTGGTCAGGCGGGATACGGACGGCTGGTACTGGTTCGTGGGACGCGCCGATGACGTCATCAAGTCGGCGGGGCATCTGATCGGCCCGTTCGAGGTGGAGAGCGCGCTGATGGAACACTCGGCGGTCGCGGAGGCCGGAGTGATCGGCCGGCCGGACCCTGTTGCCGGGAACGTCGTCAAGGCGTTCGTGTCGCTGCGCCCCGGCATCGAGCCGACCCCGGATCTGGAGCGGGAGCTGCTGGCCTTCTCCCGTCGACGGCTGGGCCCGGCTGTCGCGCCCCGGGAGATCGCCTTCGACCAGAACCTGCCCAAAACCCGCAGCGGCAAGGTCATGCGCCGACTGTTGCGCGCACGCGAACTCGGCCTGCCCACCGGCGACTTGTCGACCTTGGAGGGATCCGTATGA